The region CCGTGCTCGTACTTACCGTGGTGGGAGAGAATACAGTGGAGGAGCTTCACCTTCAGCTCCCGGGGGAAACCCTCCACCTGGGCAATCTTCTCGGCAACCATCTCACAGCTCATGTAGAGGTGTCCCAAGAGCATCCCTTCGGTGGTAATCTCTATGGAAGTTCCCACCCTGTACTCGTGAACCTTACCGATGTCGTGGAGGATTGCGGCCGCTATGAGAAGGTCCCTATCGATGCTCTTGAACCTCCTGGCAACGGTCTCACATATCTCACAGACGGACAAGGTATGCTCAAGGAGGCCGCCGATGCAGGCGTGGTGAATCGTTTTACCCGCCGGCGTCTTTAAGAAGAGCTCCACAAAATCGTCGTCGTAGAAGAACAGCTCAAGGAGCTTCTTCAGGTAAGGGTTCTTCACGCTCTCTATAAGCTCAAGGAGCTCTGTAAACTGCTCATCTATGGAGTAACGGCTGACAGAAACAAACTTATCGGAGCTGTACTCACCGGGCTCAGCCTTACGAATCTCCTTCAGCTTGGGCTGCAAGCTCCCCTGGAAGTACTCCACATGGCCCGAAACGTAAACAACGTCTCCCTTCTGAAACTGGGTGAGGTCGGCGTCCTTTGGAGGCTTCCACCAAAGGGCGGTAAAGGTGCCCGTTCTATCGGAGAGAATGAGCCTTAAAAAGGGTTCGCCGGTCCTGTGCTTCCTGATTTCAACGTTTTCAACGAAGAAATAACCGGAGAACTCGGCCCCTATGGGCAGAGAGTAGAGGTCCCTTACAAACGAATCCAAAACATCTCCCCTGATTAATTTGTGGGTGTGAGGGAATTATAAAGAAAAGGGAAGGGAGAACCCCTCCCTTAGAAGCCGACCTTAGCGGCGTAAACGGCAGAAGCGTTGAGAACCGGCGTAAGCCAAATACCGAGAACGATGAGAAGAACGGCCATTACCGCAAGGGGAATCAGAACGAAGTTCTTCTTCGGAGAGTCGTTTATAGGCTTATCTAACGTAGGCTCCTCAAGGTACATCTGCTTGGCTATCCAGATGTAGTAAGCCACAGAGAAGGCACTGTTCAGCAGACCGATAAGGGCAAGCCAGGTCATTCCGGCATCAACGGCGGCAGTGAAAACGAAAACCTTACTGATAAAACCGGCCATCGGAGGAACACCGGCCAAAGAGAGCAGGAATATGAGGAACAGGGCCGCAAGGAGGGGTTCCCTCCTACCGAGCCCCTTGTAGTCGTCCATAGTCCTTGCTCCCCAGATAAAGAGGAAAACGGCGAAACAGAGGAACGCGGCAGTTTTCATAAACACGTAGGCAACAGAGTGGTAGAGGATACCGGTAACGCTAACGGGAACAGAAAGGGCTGCAAAGGCAACAAGGGTGTAACCGGCGTGGGCAACCGAAGAGAAGGCCAGAATCCTCGAAACCCTCTTCTGGGCAAGCGCAAGGAGGTTACCAACGGTCATGGTAACCGCGGCGATAACCGCAAGGATAAGGGTAAACTCCTTGGAGATAACGGGAATGGCCTCGTATATAACCCTCATAAGCCCGATAAAGGCCGCACTCTTAGAGATACCCGTCAACAGGGCTGCAACGCCCGGGCAGGTGCCGTCGTAAACGTCCGGACCCCAGAAGTGGAACGGAAATGCGGTGAGCTTAAAGCCGAAACCGGCAAATATGAACACGGCGGCAAGGGCAACAAGGGGGTCCTTAAAGAGGTTCTTGGCAAGGGCAGCAAACTCAAAGCTCCCGGTCATTCCGTAGAGGAGGGATATACCGAACAGCATAAACCCGACGGCAAGGGCGCCGTTGAAGAAGTACTTAACACCCGCCTCTAAGGAGGTGTCGTCGAAGGCAAACAGAACCATAAGGTAAGTGGGCATAGTCATAAGTT is a window of Thermovibrio ammonificans HB-1 DNA encoding:
- a CDS encoding 3'-5' exoribonuclease YhaM family protein, with translation MDSFVRDLYSLPIGAEFSGYFFVENVEIRKHRTGEPFLRLILSDRTGTFTALWWKPPKDADLTQFQKGDVVYVSGHVEYFQGSLQPKLKEIRKAEPGEYSSDKFVSVSRYSIDEQFTELLELIESVKNPYLKKLLELFFYDDDFVELFLKTPAGKTIHHACIGGLLEHTLSVCEICETVARRFKSIDRDLLIAAAILHDIGKVHEYRVGTSIEITTEGMLLGHLYMSCEMVAEKIAQVEGFPRELKVKLLHCILSHHGKYEHGSPKMPKTLEAVALAYADALDSRVKGFEEFIERELGAGKGWTRRHFAFEVPIYFDGEFNYGE
- a CDS encoding NADH-quinone oxidoreductase subunit N gives rise to the protein MNINFLAAVMILALTGAFLPVINRVFRISGILGAIISSIGYVVSLFLVIISDQGRSILNSFFVTDDVSRLIGGMVLVASWMTMLVIYWITEKDKFVNELIGALMISTAGALLLISAENFVSLIIAMELMTMPTYLMVLFAFDDTSLEAGVKYFFNGALAVGFMLFGISLLYGMTGSFEFAALAKNLFKDPLVALAAVFIFAGFGFKLTAFPFHFWGPDVYDGTCPGVAALLTGISKSAAFIGLMRVIYEAIPVISKEFTLILAVIAAVTMTVGNLLALAQKRVSRILAFSSVAHAGYTLVAFAALSVPVSVTGILYHSVAYVFMKTAAFLCFAVFLFIWGARTMDDYKGLGRREPLLAALFLIFLLSLAGVPPMAGFISKVFVFTAAVDAGMTWLALIGLLNSAFSVAYYIWIAKQMYLEEPTLDKPINDSPKKNFVLIPLAVMAVLLIVLGIWLTPVLNASAVYAAKVGF